From the Leptospira congkakensis genome, the window TATCCTCCTATCTCTTGCAGTGATTCATATCTACTGGGGTTTTGGAGGACTTTGGCCAGGGAAAACCAAACAAGAATTAATTGATTTGGTTTTTGGCCAAGGGAACCAGTTCCCCTCTCGATTTATGTGTTTGTTTGTGGCTATTTTTTTGGCTCTGTTTTCCTTCTTACCGATTGTATGGTGCTTGCGAGACAATCTTGGATTCAACGATGATCTGATCTTTGGATTAAAACTGATCATGGGAATTGTCTCAGTAATTTTTTTCTT encodes:
- a CDS encoding DUF3995 domain-containing protein gives rise to the protein MTLIAIASTIILLSLAVIHIYWGFGGLWPGKTKQELIDLVFGQGNQFPSRFMCLFVAIFLALFSFLPIVWCLRDNLGFNDDLIFGLKLIMGIVSVIFFLRGSFGYAPFVTKHWKPIFVYYTMRVYNPLCLFIGLVFLALIL